In Flavobacterium sp. GSB-24, the genomic window TTTATTGGGTTTGCAATATTATTAGGTAAATTAACGAGTAGATTAAAAGCGATTAAAAAGCATAAACTTCCAACAATGGCAATCCATAAATTAGCATTTTCGGCTGTGAGTTTGGCAATATCACTTTTCTGTTTTATAGCATCGAGATTGAGTTTCATGATCGCAAAAATGTCTTTTCTGATTTGCGTTTTTAAAGTTTCATCAGTACCATTTTTTTCTAAAAGCGAAAAACTTTTTTCCAGATTTTCAGTTGCTTCCTTTTCTCCAGGTTCAGTTACATTTTGCGTTTGCTTTTCCAGATATTTTTTAAAAGTTTGAATTTCATTATCAGGATTGGTTTTAATTTCATCCAAAGACAAAATCATATTTCGCGAATATTCCAGCGTATTATAATTCGCTTTTAGAATATTCTCTGTATCTGCTTTTATTAAAAAAACAGAATAACCGCTTACGAGCGAAAGTATAATGATCATTAAAAATAATAATCCAACACCCAGATTTAATTTGGTTTTAATTCTCATAATTTTAATTTTTGTAAAATGTTGGCTGTGAGATGTAAAATGTATTTCCCAAAGATCATCTCACATTTTACATCAAACATTTCACGATAATATAACAAGATCAACATTTGATAAAGACAGTTTGTTTAGCAAACGCCTGAAAATTGTTGTAGACAAAATTACTTTAAATAAATTCAAATGCGGTTTACCAATGCAGACAGTTGTAATTTGTTTTTCTTCTGCAGTAATCAAAATCGCATCGGCAATATTTTTATGTTCTAATTTAATAACTTCTGCGCCTAATTGTACGGCGAGTTTAAAGTTATTTATTAAATGACGTTGTTTGTCTAAAGCAATTTTTGTACTGCTTTCCTGCGGTGTTTCTACGTACAAAACATACCATGATCCGTTGTAATAACTTGCCAATCGTGCTGCTTTTCGAATCACAATTTTGGCTGTTTTATCATTACTGCTAATGCACGCCAGTAATTTTTCATGTCGCAAAGCATGAAGATTCGGAACTTCATTCTCAACTTTTCGAACGACTTGACTCGCTACTTCTTTCAAAGCCAGTTCTCGAAGTTGAAGAATTTGTTCCGATTTAAAAAAGTTCGTTAAAGCCGTCTGAATTTTATCCGGAGTATAAATTTTTCCTTCTTTCAAACGCGCAATCAAATCTTCAGAAGTTAAATCGATATTTACGACTTCATCTGCCAATCGCAAAACATTATCTGGAATGCGTTCCTGAACATCAATATTTGTAATACGTTTTACATCCTCATTTAAACTCTCAATATGCTGAATATTAACAGCCGAAATGACATTAATTCCTGCATCCAGAATCTCCAAAACATCCTGCCAACGCTTTTCATTTTTGCTTCCTTCAACATTCGTGTGCGCCAGTTCATCAACAATAACCACTTCGGGACGAAGATTAATAATGGCTTGAACGTCGAGTTCTTCTAATTCTTTTCCTTTATAGAAAATCGTCCGTCGCGGAATCACAGGCAAACCCGCCAATAATTCATGCGTTTCCTTTCGCATGTGCGTTTCGATGTAGCCAATTTTTACATCGATTCCGTTTTTCAATAACGAATGCGCTTC contains:
- a CDS encoding universal stress protein; translation: MENENNNAQHFLDLIQKSRKGKFKIYIGMSAGVGKTFRMLQEAHSLLKNGIDVKIGYIETHMRKETHELLAGLPVIPRRTIFYKGKELEELDVQAIINLRPEVVIVDELAHTNVEGSKNEKRWQDVLEILDAGINVISAVNIQHIESLNEDVKRITNIDVQERIPDNVLRLADEVVNIDLTSEDLIARLKEGKIYTPDKIQTALTNFFKSEQILQLRELALKEVASQVVRKVENEVPNLHALRHEKLLACISSNDKTAKIVIRKAARLASYYNGSWYVLYVETPQESSTKIALDKQRHLINNFKLAVQLGAEVIKLEHKNIADAILITAEEKQITTVCIGKPHLNLFKVILSTTIFRRLLNKLSLSNVDLVILS